The genomic window TTGTCTATAGGGAATAAGTCCTGGGAATCTTTCTGGGTTTCATTTGTACCGTTTCATAGCAATGCTGATAAAATTCCAAATACCCAGTTGGAAACACTGCCTCCCAAAATAGTAAGATTTTACATTTAAACCTCAGCCATTAATCTTGGCTCAATTTAAAACTGAGCCattatatattttattaattCTTGATGCCAACCTAGTCCAATGTTAAAGAGGCATAGCTTGGGTAAATCTTAAAATACTATTTAAGCTTTGACTTTAAAATCTTGGTAACAGGCTTGATAGATTTGTCGTCTATGTTATGGTTCTTCATAGGTTCCAGCAATCAGAATGGACCCCACAGAGAAAAATTGACAACTCGAGATATTGTACAGTCTCCCCTAGAGAAAGAAAAGTAAACATTAAAAATGTATCTCCATGTTCAAAACACACTGGCAGTGAGGAATGCCAGAATTATCAAGTATCTGTGATACATTGCAACTTATAATCAGTTTTCATTTAAGAAGTTAATGTAAGAAGCATtcattttctatatttctgtgaGATTTGTTTTCTCACTGAAATATCATTGGCAGCCaccgctgcctataaggagtttgtacgttctccctgtgatcacacgggtttcctcccacggtctggttggtagattaattggtcattataaattgttctgtgattaggctaggattaagttaggggattgctgggtggtataactcaaagggctggaaaggcctattccttGCTGTACCTCcatcaataaataaaaatgtcTGGAAATGGATCTCCTGTGAGATacactagtgatattaaacctgattctgaaagagtGGTGAAGGCAGTGTTtggcatgctggctttcatcAGCCAGGGTACTGAAGATAGATTTCTGGATTTTGGGTGTGACTGACTGCGGTAGTGACCTTCCATCCAGAACTTGCCACTACAGCTGAGTGGCCTTCTTGCCAGTTCCCAGGGCAGTTTAGAGCTGACCACTTTGCGTACGTACATACAGGCCCGTCCATTTGAGGATGGCAAATGTTCTTCCCAGATGGATCTCAGTGAATCAAAAGATTTGCCATCCCCAATCCTAACTTAATTCTCTGACTTCCATCATGAAAAGTGAGTGAAGATCTGTTCCAGGCCAGCAGTCAATGCCTGTATTGCCCCATTAAACCAGCTTCAACTTGTGTTatacagcacaaaacagacccTTTGTCCCAAAtggtccatgtagaccacagcATCTTCCCTCCTGGTCCCAGTTGCCCATGTTTCAGCCTATAAACCTCCAAACCCTTCCCCTCTACATACTTAACcagatgtctcttaaatgttacaattgtatcccctcaaccacttcctctggcagcctgttccTTGTACTCAAtagtctctgtgtaaagaaacccCTCAGGTTtcttttaaatctcttccctcttaTATCTGCACCCTCTTTGAGGAGAAGATattgaccatccaccttatccacaGCCCTCATGATTGtacgaggtcacccctcattcttctgtactCCAGGGATGAAAGAACTAGCGGAGGTAACCTCTCGCTATCACTCAGGGCCTCTAGTCCAGATATCATccttctaaacacaagagatgctggaagtccagagttcACACACTTGATgctgtggaactcagcaggtcaggcaacctttctggagaggaataagcagttgtattccaggctgagacccttcatcagcatccttgtaaatctctctgTGCCCTTTCCTGACTGAAGATATCTTACCTTTAACAGGGTGACCACAAATGTGCACAACATTCCAAAGTACTGTGTACAATACTCTAGACATCCAGTGCTATTCCTGTTTGTAATCCAGCCAAAGCACAGGCAGGAATGCGTTACCTCTAATACCTGCTTACATTGTCCTTCTTCACAATCCCACACACGAACCTGGTTGGATAGATCACAATTAGTCAGCCTGGATGATTACATACCATAAGAATTTCAGTTTCATTTCAACCTTACCGTTCCATCTTCTGCCGCTGTCACCAGGAGAATTGCAtccagagagaaggagagggccaGGAGGCGGTCGCTGTGCTTTTCCAGGAGAAAGATCAGGATCCCAGTCCTTGGATCCCATACACGCACAGTCTtatcccaggaacctgaagcctaTGAAAGGATACTTCAGATGGAATACGGTTTTGATGCAGTTCACTCAAGTATTTTAAACTAACACGTATATTTTTTTCCTAATTTGCCTTCTTGATCATATTCAAAGTGCAACTTTAaggttattgtcattcaactgtacacttgtATTCAGCTAAATGAAACGACGTTCCTCAGGCACCAAGGTGCAAAATTCaatacatatatatcacatacaacacataaaataatattaatagataatttttaaaaatcagtagCTGTACATTTATGACTCAGAGTTAAATTTACAACAGTATTAGTGCATCGCTGTTGCAGTTTGAGGCTTCGGAGgtaggagttcaattccagtgctgtctgaAAGGAGGTTGTCTGTTCCCCTGGTGacttgcgtgggtttcctcctggtgccctGGTTTCAtctcacagtccaaagttgtCCTGGTTGGTATAACtggccattgcaaattgtcccgtggttagggTTAAACAGCTGGGCTGCTGGAAGTCATGAGTTGTCAgtcctgaagggcctgttctgcattgtatttctaaataaataaataataaaactgCTGGCGTGGACTGGGTGGTAGCAGGGTGTTCAGaaatctcacagcctgggggaagaagctgttactcagcCTGACAGTCCTTGTTcttagtaatacacacaaaatgctggaggaactcagcagacctagTGAGCATCCACAGAAAAGGCTAAACGGTTtgtgtttctggccaagacccttcctcagaacaAGATCCTTGTTCTTATACCTAGTGAAAGCAGCTTATTTCAGTAGATTGATAGGGGGGATGTTGCTAGGCAACTGTTCTCTTTAAAACCTAGACTAAAGTAGCCTGatgtaacctgatggcatgaacattgacttctctaacttccgttaatgcccctcctccccttcttaccccatccccgacATATTTGGTTGTTTgctttttatctctctctctgcccatcactctgcctgttctccatctccctctggtgctcccctccccctttctttctcccgaggcctcccgtcccatgatc from Hypanus sabinus isolate sHypSab1 chromosome 18, sHypSab1.hap1, whole genome shotgun sequence includes these protein-coding regions:
- the LOC132407241 gene encoding WD repeat-containing protein 38-like, which translates into the protein MNFIVPQLTLVEKQRPLSFLSQQGHSKSVETVAFSNDSQVLASAGWDYTVILWEPKLGQLLKKLLGHHNVIKTCAFSHHGEYLATGSWDFKVILWGLQSTRQVILHGHTGNISCVAFSNVGMLASGSWDKTVRVWDPRTGILIFLLEKHSDRLLALSFSLDAILLVTAAEDGTVRVWDCEEGQCKQVLEVTHSCLCFGWITNRNSTGCLEYCTQYFGMLCTFVVTLLKVRYLQSGKGTERFTRMLMKGLSLEYNCLFLSRKVA